The nucleotide window GCCCCCATGGGTCCATTGGACGCGGACGAGGTCCGTAATAACGGCGGCGCGGACGGAATACCGGGCCGCCATAATAACGCCGGCGGCGCGGTGTAAAAGCGGACAAAAGTACGACGACGATCACAAAGACGAAGAGCATAAGGAAGATAGCAGGCAGCATCCCAAAGAAGCTAAAGGATGAATGTGCGGTATAGGGCGTTCCTCCCCCGCCGCCTTGTGACGGCGCGGTGTTGACCACCGGTGTTCCTGCCGTTTTTTCTAGTCGCTGCGCCAGAGCCTGCACTGTTTTTAAAGCACCGCTGCTGTAATTGCCCGCGGCAAACTCCGGTTCCAGCACGGAATCCAGAATGGTTTGGATTTCCGAGGTAGGCAGGGTCTTTTCCAAGCCTTTGCCCTGGAGACAATAATAATCCTCTTCCCCGATTGCCAGCACCAGCAAGACGCCGTTGTTATCCGCCGCGCTGCCGATCTTCCAGCCATTGAACAGATCATAAGCAACGTCGTCAATCGCCTCGCCGTTCAGAAAATCAAAGGTAGCAACAACAATCTGCGATCCATTTTTAGCTTCCAGCGTTTGATTCGCTGAACGGATGGCCTCTGCATCCTGACTGTTGATCACATTGGCATAATCAGCAACATAGAAGTTTTCCAGCGGCTGCGGTACGGTAAAAGCGCTGATTGTCCAGATGCTGAGCGCGATCATCGCCAGAAAAGAAATCAGTCCCTGTGCGAGCTTTTTCATAAACTATCCTCCAATTTGATAAATATCCAGTGAACTGGCCGTCAGCTTTTGCAGCAATGACGGAAACCAGCCGGCCGTGTCCTTCAAAACCGCAGCGGCTTTCTCATGATAGGGATCGCGTTCAATCCGATCCTGACTGGCCAGATATTCCGACATGAAACCGACGACATAGGCTTCGTCTTTCTGCGAAAGCGAGGCTTCTAAAAGCGCTGAACTGAGTGAAGCAAAGGCCGTATCCAGCTTGGTTTCCAAGCGCCGGCGTTCACTCATTGAGCCTGCCTGATCCAAATTTTCCGCGGCGTTTTCTACCGCGATGATCAGCGAAGCGTTGATCGCAGAATCATATCGGCGGGCAATGGTCACACAGTTGCGGGCCGTATTCTGCTTGGCCTGGATATCCTGAGCGATCGACTGGCCGTCATGATCCACGCCTTCCGTATATACAACATCCAGCTGCTTCTGCATCGAACTGAATGTCAGCCTGGCTTTGCCCCAGGCACTGCCCAGAACCAGGAGGACCGCCAGAATAAAAGCGGTTTTCTGCGTCATTTTCATGCCTTATCCTCCTTTTGTCCCGGCGATACTAAACCTTGCTTGACCAGCAGCGTTTCCAGCACATCACTGTCGGCCTGAATTTCCATTGACTGATGTTCATGCAGATCATCCCACTGCTTAACAAACGCTTCGGCGCACAGCTTCACAGTTTTCTTGATATTCTGACGGGAATTCTGAATGTTCTGCGTCTGCAGCGGATCCGCTTCCAGCTCATCATAGGTTTCCAACAGCTTCGTCAGCATCGGCAGGTAATAATCAACCAGCCGGCGAGCCTGATCGTTAAAGCGCTGCTGCTTTTCCATTTCCTCGACGATCTGACGGCAGACAGATTCAATCTTCCGCAGATCCTGAGTCATGGCCGGATCCTCAACCTTCGCGGCTGCCTGCTGCAGCCCAGTTAAGGCAGAACGGGCCGCCTCCAGCTGCTGAAGCTGCTGTTGCTGCAGCGGAGTCAGCGGAATCTCCACTTCGATTTCCTGATCCGGAATTTGATGGCGGGCAATCCCATAAGCGATCCCGCCAGCCGCAAGTGCAGCTAGATAGTGCCAGAGCTGGATCATCGGCAAAATCAGACAAACAATCGCCCACGCCAAAGCAGCGATGAGAATAGGCCAGGGCGAAGGCTTTCGGATGATTTCTGTTTTCCCAGTCATGTTGTACCTCCTGTTGGGTTGTCCTGCGGGCTTGAATCTTGTCAGATTGGGTTCTCGATTAAGCCGACAGCGGCAAGTTTCTAGGTCTCGTTGTTCTGCAGGAATTGCAGAATATGCTTTCTGTTGAAATTCTGGACAAGCAGCACTCTCCAACATCTGTTTTCTATTGTATCGTATTCCATGCCGTTTTTCCACCGAAAGCGAAGTTAGATCCTGAAACAGCCTGTGATCGATTCCAGCCCAAACAAGGAAAAATCCCTGTTGCCAGGGATCAATTGATCTTATTTCTGATCAGCCGCGAATCGAACGCCAGCCGCTAAACGCGCGGTATGGACAAGTTCCATGACCTTATAGGAATATTCAAGCTTTTGATAACAGCCTTCATAATCCTCGTTCTCGATCATCTGCTTGAAGTTCTTGACCTCAAAGTAATGTCCGCCATGGCCTTCCATCAGGTCGATGACTTCCGGTTCTTTCGCGCCTTTCAGCCAGACTTCCGCTTTCGCGCAGACGGAAGACGCGCTGTGAACGACGATATATCCGTTGTCGCCCTGCAGCTGACAGATATTTTCACTTGCGGAATCCTTGCAGCCGATACCGCAGGCCAGAAAACCATCATAATCAAAAACGAGAATGCCCGAAGTATCAATGCCATTGGCTGCGATGTTTGGAACATACTTCAAGGATTTTGGCGCACCGAATAAGCCGATAATAAAGTGCGCGTTATAAATATTAATGTCCATCAGCGCGCCGCCGGAAAACTGCGGATTGAAAACGTTTGGATTTTCATTGTTTTTAAACTTGTCAAACTTGCTGGAATACTGGGAGAAATTGCACTGCACCATCTTCAGTGAGCCCAGTTCGGCAATCCGTTCTTGAATGACCTGATAGTTCGGATTGTACGGTACCGTAATCGCCTCAAATAAGAAACGGTGATGTTTCTTGGCAGTTTCAATCAAGGTCCGACATTCCTCAATTGTGGAAACAAATGGTTTCTCCAAAATGACATTCTTGCCGGCTTCCAACGCCTTTATCGCTTGCGAATAATGCAGACTGTTGGGTGAAGCAATATAGATGCAGTCCAGTTCTTCATCATGAAGCATTGCATCCAAATCCGTATACACCTTCGGCATGTTGTATTTGTCAGCCAACCGCCGACCGGTTTCCTCTTTGCGGGAATAGACTGCGGTACATTCTAATCCGTTGTCCTCAAAGGCTGTGTTCAGCCACTCTGTAATCATGCCTGTGCCAATCGTTCCCATTTTCATTTGTAATCACCTCTGCTCCTATTGTAACAGAACCTGTCCGCTTTGTCTTGAGCACGGGATAAAAAAACGTTGAATTCGTAAAACGAATGAAGTTTTAATTCAAGGGACAAGAAAAAACAGGGACTTTCCAAGCAAAAGAAGACAAAAAAAGTTCCCCGGAAAAGGGAACCGAAGAACCTGGCAACGAGCTGCCTTCACTATGGCAGGCATAGCTATTCTCGCCGCGGAAATGCTTAACTTCTGTGTTCGGGATGGGAACAGGTGTGACCATTTCGCTATCGTCACCAGATCGTTTCAGGATTATTCCCTGAAAACCAAATAACAGTTGCTTCTAGAAAGTCTTGCTCTTTCTTACTTTGTTATGAACGTTTGTTTTTTCCTCATGTGATTAAATCCTCGACCGATTAGTATCAGTCAACTCCACACATCACTGTGCTTCCATCTCTGACCTATCTACCTCGTCGTCTTCAAGGGGTCTTACTTTCTCTAGGAAATGGGAAATCTCATCTCGGAGTCGGTTTCACGCTTAGATGCCTTCAGCGTTTATCCGTTCCCCACTTAGCTACCCAGCTATGCATCTGGCGATACAACTGGTGCACCAGCGGTGGGTCCATCCCGGTCCTCTCGTACTAAGGACAGCTCTCCTCAAATTTCCTACGCCCACAACAGATAGGGACCGAACTGTCTCACGACGTTCTGAACCCAGCTCGCGTACCGCTTTAATGGGCGGACAGCCCAACCCTTGGAACCGAATTCAGCTCCAGGATGCGATGAGCCGACATCGAGGTGCCAAACCTCGCCGTCGATGTGAACTCTTGGGCGAGATCAGCCTGTTATCCCCAGGGTAGCTTTTATCCGTTAAGCGACGGCCATTCCATTCTGCACCGCCGGATCACTAATCCCGACTTTCGTCCCTGCTCGACTTGTCTGTCTTGCAGTCAAGCACCCTTCTGCATTTGCGCTCGTCGATTGATTTCCAACCAATCTGAGGGTACCTTTGGGCGCCTCCGTTACTCTTTAGGAGGCGACCGCCCCAGTCAAACTGCCCACCTGACACTGTCCCTTACCCGGTTCACGGATATAGGTTAGAATTTCAATCAACTAAGAGTGGTATCCCAACGTCGACTCCATTGAAACTGACGTCCCAACTTCTTCGTCTCCCACCTATCCTGTACATACTTGATCAAAACTCAATATCAGGCTACAGTAAAGCTCCATGGGGTCTTTCCGTCTAGTTGCGGGTAACCTGCATCTTCACAGGTACTAAGATTTCACCGAGTCTGCTGCCGAGACAGCGCCCAAATCATTACGCCTTTCGTGCGGGTCAGAACTTACCTGACAAGGAATTTCGCTACCTTAGGACCGTTATAGTTACGGCCGCCGTTCACTGGGGCTTCAATTCAATGCTTCGTGTTGCCACTAACACATCCTCTTAACCTTCCAGCACCGGGCAGGCGTCACCCCCTATACTTCGTCTTGCGACTTTGCAGAGAGCTGTGTTTTAGTTAAACAGTTGCTTGGGCCTCTTCACTGCGGCTCTTTCGAGCGCCCCTTCTTGCGAACGTACGGGGCTATTTTGCCGAGTTCCTTGGCAACAGTTCTCTCGCTCACCTTAGGCTTCTCGCCTTGACCACCTGTGTCGGTTTTGGTACGGGCCGCTCATTGATTTGCGCTAGAAGCTTTTCTTGAAAGCTGGCATCGCCGTCTTCGCTACTAGGTCGCCCGTTCGCTCCTCATCACGCCTTCAGATTGACAGCCGGATTTGCCTGACTGCCTCCTACCTCGCTTGATCCGGAATCCATTTACCGGTCCGGTTAGCCTTCTTTGTCACTCCATCACTCAATGCGCGGGTACAGGAATATCAACCTGTTTTCCATCGACTACGCTT belongs to Holdemania massiliensis and includes:
- a CDS encoding TPM domain-containing protein, which produces MKKLAQGLISFLAMIALSIWTISAFTVPQPLENFYVADYANVINSQDAEAIRSANQTLEAKNGSQIVVATFDFLNGEAIDDVAYDLFNGWKIGSAADNNGVLLVLAIGEEDYYCLQGKGLEKTLPTSEIQTILDSVLEPEFAAGNYSSGALKTVQALAQRLEKTAGTPVVNTAPSQGGGGGTPYTAHSSFSFFGMLPAIFLMLFVFVIVVVLLSAFTPRRRRYYGGPVFRPRRRYYGPRPRPMDPWGPERRPREPRPTYRSSSTRSSFGGGSASRSSGAGRSFGGGMNRGGGGASRGGGAGRRK
- a CDS encoding 5-bromo-4-chloroindolyl phosphate hydrolysis family protein, with product MTGKTEIIRKPSPWPILIAALAWAIVCLILPMIQLWHYLAALAAGGIAYGIARHQIPDQEIEVEIPLTPLQQQQLQQLEAARSALTGLQQAAAKVEDPAMTQDLRKIESVCRQIVEEMEKQQRFNDQARRLVDYYLPMLTKLLETYDELEADPLQTQNIQNSRQNIKKTVKLCAEAFVKQWDDLHEHQSMEIQADSDVLETLLVKQGLVSPGQKEDKA
- a CDS encoding Gfo/Idh/MocA family protein translates to MKMGTIGTGMITEWLNTAFEDNGLECTAVYSRKEETGRRLADKYNMPKVYTDLDAMLHDEELDCIYIASPNSLHYSQAIKALEAGKNVILEKPFVSTIEECRTLIETAKKHHRFLFEAITVPYNPNYQVIQERIAELGSLKMVQCNFSQYSSKFDKFKNNENPNVFNPQFSGGALMDINIYNAHFIIGLFGAPKSLKYVPNIAANGIDTSGILVFDYDGFLACGIGCKDSASENICQLQGDNGYIVVHSASSVCAKAEVWLKGAKEPEVIDLMEGHGGHYFEVKNFKQMIENEDYEGCYQKLEYSYKVMELVHTARLAAGVRFAADQK